In one Tepidisphaeraceae bacterium genomic region, the following are encoded:
- a CDS encoding transglutaminase family protein translates to MAIRVALNHKTRYRYKNNVWLSPHVVRLHPAPHTRTPIVSYSLKVTPGDHFLNWLQDPYSNRLARLVFPKQTREFAIEVDLVAELTVINPFDFFLEPYAETFPFTYDAMLQKELASYLHVDPVSPKLACLLKQARQAEMRTVDYLVSLNALVQQTVKYTIRLEPGIQTPEETLALGTGSCRDSAWLLVQLLRNLGLAARFVSGYLIQLAPDVKSLDGPSGTEVDFTDLHAWTEVYLPGAGWVGLDATSGLMTGEGHIPLACSADPLSAAAITGFITVDKDTTIAELEQLPDATYGKLEDDAGDTFEFAMTVTRIHEDPRVTKPYTDEQWAEIESLGHQVDADLKRNDVRLTMGGEPTFVSIDDMDGPEWNSDALGPMKYKRGDELVRRLRDRFAPGGFLHHGQGKWYPGESLPRWAFGLYWRKDGQPIWTDTSLVADETKDNRLTENDARAFIIALAERLNVDPRFALPGYEDVWYYLWKERRLPVNVDPFNSKLENKQDRERLAKVFEQGLDKVIGYTLPLRRDRYTDGTGVWTSGAWFFRPERMYLIPGDSPMGYRLPLDSIPWVSKTDYPYVHEMDPWADRAPLPSREAFEKQQYLVGSPEPRHPSGYLEQTLEPEYTIGDRDEMNAVDAFGYNAGADTRGRSTGPGRGPTATPPLPPLDPSFRSRTDEPSQRPAPGQSAPWIVRTALCTQVRNGVLRVFMPPVRHLEDYLELVTALEDTARELKLPILVEGYTPPYDPRVNVIKVTPDPGVIEVNTHPVESWDDLVRNTTALYEEARLTRLGTEKFMLDGRHTGTGGGNHIVVGASRPSDSPFLRRPDLLKSLVGYWHNHPSLSYLFSGTFVGPTSQAPRVDEARNDQVYELEIAFKETRRRDGDIPPWLVDRLFRHLLIDATGNAHRAEFCIDKLYTPEGGAGRLGLLEMRAFEMPPHARMSLTQHLLLRALIARVWAQPYEAPLVRWRTEIHDRFLLPHFVRQDLEDVIADTNAFGYGLKPEWFNAHFEFRFPHYGNIQKRGVDVELRQAIEPWNVLGEEPGGGGTVRFVDSSLERLQVFVKGMTDPRHAVTVNGVRVPLHPTGVNGQFVAGVRYRAWRPPECLHPTIGVHSPLVFDLVDTWAGRSIGGGTYHVSHPGGRSYDTFPVNAYEAESRRIARFFNFGHTPGPMTVGEPRVSKEFPFTLDLRTV, encoded by the coding sequence ATGGCCATTCGCGTTGCACTGAACCACAAGACACGCTACCGGTACAAGAACAACGTCTGGCTGTCACCGCACGTCGTACGGCTGCACCCGGCGCCGCACACGCGCACGCCGATCGTCAGCTATTCGCTGAAAGTGACGCCCGGCGACCACTTCCTGAACTGGCTGCAGGACCCCTACAGCAACCGGCTGGCGCGACTGGTCTTCCCAAAGCAGACGCGCGAGTTCGCGATCGAGGTCGACCTGGTCGCCGAGTTGACGGTCATCAACCCGTTCGACTTCTTTCTCGAGCCGTACGCGGAGACGTTTCCCTTCACGTACGACGCGATGCTGCAGAAGGAGCTGGCGTCCTATCTACATGTCGACCCCGTGTCGCCAAAGCTCGCGTGCCTGCTCAAGCAGGCACGCCAGGCTGAGATGCGCACCGTCGACTACCTCGTCAGCCTGAACGCGTTGGTTCAGCAGACCGTGAAGTACACGATTCGGCTTGAGCCGGGCATTCAGACGCCAGAGGAAACGCTGGCGCTGGGCACCGGTTCGTGCCGCGATAGCGCGTGGCTGCTGGTGCAGTTGCTGCGCAACCTTGGTTTGGCGGCCCGCTTCGTATCGGGCTACCTGATCCAGCTGGCGCCGGACGTGAAATCACTGGACGGCCCGAGTGGCACGGAAGTCGACTTCACCGATCTGCACGCCTGGACTGAAGTCTACCTGCCGGGCGCCGGCTGGGTCGGCCTGGACGCGACGAGCGGATTAATGACCGGCGAAGGCCACATCCCGCTCGCCTGCAGCGCCGACCCGCTCTCGGCCGCGGCCATCACAGGTTTTATTACGGTCGATAAGGACACGACGATCGCCGAGCTTGAGCAGTTGCCCGATGCCACCTACGGCAAGTTGGAGGACGACGCGGGCGATACGTTTGAGTTCGCGATGACCGTCACGCGCATCCACGAAGACCCGCGCGTTACCAAGCCCTACACCGACGAGCAGTGGGCCGAGATCGAATCGCTCGGCCATCAGGTGGACGCCGACCTGAAGCGCAACGACGTACGGCTGACCATGGGTGGTGAGCCGACGTTCGTGTCCATCGACGACATGGACGGCCCCGAGTGGAACAGTGACGCCCTTGGCCCCATGAAGTACAAGCGCGGCGATGAGCTCGTCCGGCGCTTGCGCGACCGCTTCGCGCCGGGTGGCTTCCTGCATCACGGGCAGGGCAAGTGGTATCCGGGTGAATCGCTGCCGAGATGGGCGTTCGGGTTGTACTGGCGCAAGGACGGCCAACCCATTTGGACCGATACGTCGCTGGTGGCGGACGAAACGAAGGACAACCGGTTGACGGAGAACGACGCCCGCGCGTTCATCATCGCGCTGGCCGAGCGGTTAAACGTCGACCCGCGGTTTGCGCTGCCGGGGTACGAGGACGTCTGGTACTACCTGTGGAAGGAACGCCGGCTGCCGGTGAACGTCGACCCGTTCAACAGCAAGCTGGAGAACAAGCAAGACCGCGAGCGTCTGGCGAAGGTATTCGAGCAGGGGCTGGATAAGGTGATCGGCTACACCCTGCCGTTGCGACGCGACCGCTATACCGACGGCACCGGCGTCTGGACGAGCGGCGCGTGGTTCTTTCGGCCGGAGCGCATGTACCTTATTCCCGGCGACTCACCGATGGGATACCGGCTGCCGCTCGATTCGATCCCGTGGGTGTCGAAGACCGACTACCCGTACGTGCACGAGATGGACCCATGGGCCGACCGCGCCCCGTTGCCCAGTCGCGAGGCCTTTGAAAAGCAGCAGTACCTCGTGGGCTCGCCTGAGCCGCGCCATCCGAGCGGCTACTTGGAGCAGACGCTCGAACCGGAATATACGATCGGCGACCGCGACGAGATGAACGCGGTGGACGCGTTCGGCTACAACGCCGGTGCCGACACACGTGGTCGCAGCACGGGGCCCGGCCGAGGTCCGACGGCAACGCCACCGTTGCCGCCGTTGGACCCGTCGTTCCGCTCGCGCACCGACGAGCCGAGCCAGCGGCCAGCGCCGGGCCAGTCGGCGCCGTGGATCGTCCGCACCGCGCTCTGCACGCAGGTGCGCAACGGTGTGCTGCGCGTCTTCATGCCGCCGGTGCGACATCTTGAAGATTACCTCGAGTTGGTGACCGCGCTCGAAGACACCGCCCGCGAGTTGAAGTTGCCGATTCTGGTCGAAGGCTATACGCCGCCGTACGACCCGCGCGTGAACGTGATCAAGGTGACGCCCGACCCGGGCGTCATCGAGGTGAACACGCATCCCGTGGAATCGTGGGACGACCTCGTGCGCAACACGACGGCGTTGTACGAGGAGGCTCGCCTGACGCGCCTTGGCACGGAAAAGTTCATGCTGGATGGCCGCCATACCGGCACGGGGGGTGGCAATCACATCGTGGTGGGCGCATCGCGGCCGTCCGACTCCCCTTTCCTGCGCCGGCCGGACTTGCTGAAGAGCCTCGTAGGTTATTGGCACAACCACCCGTCGCTGTCGTACCTGTTCAGCGGCACGTTCGTCGGGCCGACCAGCCAGGCGCCGCGTGTCGACGAGGCGCGCAACGATCAGGTGTACGAGTTGGAGATCGCGTTCAAGGAAACCCGCCGCCGCGATGGTGACATTCCACCGTGGCTGGTCGATCGCCTCTTCCGCCACCTGTTGATCGACGCCACCGGCAACGCGCACCGGGCGGAGTTCTGCATCGATAAGCTCTACACCCCCGAAGGTGGCGCCGGCCGGCTTGGGTTGCTGGAGATGCGGGCTTTCGAGATGCCGCCGCACGCACGCATGAGCCTCACGCAGCACCTGCTGCTGCGAGCGCTCATCGCTCGCGTCTGGGCCCAGCCGTACGAGGCGCCGTTGGTGCGCTGGCGCACGGAGATCCACGACCGCTTCCTGCTGCCACATTTCGTCCGTCAGGATCTGGAAGACGTGATCGCCGACACGAACGCGTTCGGCTACGGCCTGAAGCCCGAGTGGTTCAACGCCCACTTCGAGTTCCGCTTCCCGCACTACGGCAACATCCAGAAGCGCGGTGTCGACGTTGAACTGCGCCAGGCGATCGAACCGTGGAACGTGCTCGGCGAAGAACCGGGCGGTGGTGGCACGGTGCGCTTCGTCGATTCGTCGCTGGAGCGTCTGCAGGTCTTCGTGAAGGGCATGACCGACCCGCGGCACGCGGTTACCGTCAATGGCGTGCGCGTCCCGCTGCACCCGACGGGCGTGAACGGGCAGTTCGTGGCCGGCGTGCGCTACCGCGCGTGGCGGCCACCGGAATGCCTGCACCCGACGATCGGCGTCCACTCGCCGCTCGTGTTTGACCTGGTGGACACCTGGGCGGGCCGGTCGATTGGTGGCGGCACGTACCACGTCTCGCATCCCGGCGGGCGCAGCTACGACACGTTCCCAGTGAACGCCTACGAGGCCGAGAGCCGCCGGATCGCGCGGTTCTTCAACTTCGGCCACACGCCGGGGCCCATGACGGTCGGTGAGCCGCGCGTCAGCAAGGAGTTCCCGTTCACGCTGGATCTGCGGACCGTTTGA
- a CDS encoding circularly permuted type 2 ATP-grasp protein yields the protein MTLSEQATLAKPAPEVAHSFTEAYAAIADVPDEMMERDGSLRAHWWPLVNGLNDLGPDELPRRWEQARRLIRDNGVTHNVYGDPDGMERPWSLDFVPLVVSAAEWQSVGKALDQRARLLDMLLADLYGRARVVTEGLLPAEVVYANRSFLRPCHGLDLPHSRRLHLYGADLARGADGRFQVLSDRTQAPSGAGYALESRIVLSRVLPTVFRQCNVQRLAPFFVALRQTLASLAPANRENPRVVVLTPGPYNETYFEHAYLARYLGYTLVQGNDLTVRDAKVFLKTLGGLQRIDVILRRVDDDYCDPLELFARSYLGVPGLLEAVREGTVAIANALGSGILQGPAFLPFLPALSRRLLGEDLAMPSVQTWWCGDAASRSHVLANLNRLVIKNAFPVRGNDPLFGQSLTQAELEQLATRINARPTDFVAQEQVTGGTAPALSRGKVEPRRFVLRAFLAATGDNYTIMHGGLTRITESPDSVVVSLQKGGGSKDTWVLADGPVSEVTLLPSTSAPIELSRGGSALPSRVADDLFWLGRYMQRAESTVRIARCAFNRFADQSGAESARTAAVLAREVLGRAPDRHETGDRDLLIGVFGRNQRYSLRSTVEGVDGLARVLRDRISIDAWRILQDIEHDVESFDPDLDAPYASVLEMLNKLVVNIAAFGGLAMDSMTRGQAWRFLDLGHRIERATLVTRLLHTTMTDAHAGSASLLDAVLEITDSTLTYRRRYLTQLEVAPVVDLLLADADNPRAVAFQVVAIQDHLSHLPRESTHPNREPDRQAAVKLRTTLQLADVQQICQPVDGNRPALATLLNETTDALATISQRVGQIYFSHAQVPRHLMAPAQKEGP from the coding sequence TTGACGTTGTCCGAACAAGCCACCCTCGCCAAGCCCGCACCCGAGGTCGCCCACAGCTTTACCGAGGCCTACGCCGCCATCGCGGATGTGCCCGACGAGATGATGGAGCGCGACGGTTCGCTGCGCGCCCACTGGTGGCCGTTGGTCAACGGGTTGAACGATTTGGGCCCCGACGAACTCCCCCGCCGATGGGAACAGGCCCGGCGGTTGATTCGCGACAACGGTGTCACGCATAACGTCTACGGTGACCCCGACGGCATGGAACGGCCGTGGAGCCTCGACTTCGTCCCGCTCGTCGTGTCAGCGGCCGAGTGGCAGAGCGTCGGCAAGGCGCTCGACCAACGTGCCCGCCTGCTGGACATGCTGTTGGCCGACCTGTACGGCCGCGCGCGTGTCGTCACCGAAGGCCTGCTGCCAGCCGAAGTGGTCTACGCCAACCGATCGTTCCTGCGCCCCTGCCATGGCCTCGACCTGCCGCACAGCCGCCGGCTGCACCTGTACGGGGCCGACCTCGCCCGCGGGGCCGATGGACGGTTTCAAGTGCTAAGCGATCGCACGCAGGCGCCGTCCGGCGCGGGCTATGCGTTGGAAAGCCGCATCGTGCTGTCGCGCGTGCTGCCGACCGTCTTCCGTCAATGCAACGTGCAACGGCTGGCGCCGTTCTTCGTGGCCCTGCGTCAGACGCTCGCCTCGCTGGCGCCGGCCAACCGCGAGAACCCGCGCGTGGTCGTGCTGACGCCCGGGCCGTACAACGAGACGTACTTCGAGCATGCCTACCTGGCCCGTTACCTCGGTTACACGCTCGTGCAGGGCAACGATCTGACCGTGCGCGACGCGAAGGTCTTCCTCAAAACGCTCGGCGGCCTGCAGCGCATCGACGTGATCCTTCGCCGGGTTGACGACGATTACTGCGACCCACTCGAACTGTTCGCCCGCAGCTACCTCGGCGTACCCGGCCTGCTGGAAGCCGTGCGCGAGGGCACCGTGGCGATCGCAAACGCGCTGGGCAGTGGCATCCTGCAGGGCCCGGCGTTCCTGCCGTTCCTGCCGGCCCTTTCGCGGCGGTTGCTGGGTGAAGACCTGGCGATGCCGTCGGTGCAAACCTGGTGGTGCGGTGACGCGGCGTCGCGGTCGCACGTGCTGGCCAACTTGAACCGCCTGGTCATCAAGAACGCCTTCCCCGTGCGCGGCAACGACCCCCTATTCGGCCAATCGCTGACGCAGGCGGAACTGGAACAACTGGCGACGCGCATCAACGCACGGCCGACCGACTTCGTCGCACAGGAACAGGTGACCGGTGGCACGGCGCCGGCGCTGTCGCGCGGCAAGGTCGAACCCCGCCGGTTCGTCCTTCGCGCGTTCCTCGCTGCCACGGGTGACAACTACACGATCATGCATGGCGGGCTGACGCGCATCACTGAGTCGCCCGATTCCGTCGTTGTATCCCTTCAGAAAGGAGGCGGCAGCAAGGACACGTGGGTGCTGGCCGACGGCCCGGTCAGCGAGGTGACGCTGCTGCCGTCGACGTCGGCGCCGATCGAGCTCAGCCGCGGTGGCAGCGCGCTGCCGAGCCGCGTCGCCGACGACCTGTTCTGGCTCGGCCGATACATGCAGCGGGCGGAATCGACCGTGCGCATCGCCCGCTGCGCGTTCAACCGCTTCGCCGACCAGAGCGGCGCCGAGAGCGCCCGCACCGCCGCCGTGCTGGCCCGCGAGGTGCTCGGCCGCGCGCCCGACCGCCACGAGACCGGCGACCGCGACCTGCTCATCGGCGTCTTCGGGCGCAACCAGCGCTACAGCCTGCGATCGACCGTCGAAGGGGTGGACGGCCTGGCCCGCGTGCTGCGCGATCGCATCTCGATCGACGCGTGGCGCATCCTGCAGGACATCGAGCACGACGTCGAATCGTTCGATCCCGACCTCGATGCGCCCTACGCCAGCGTGCTGGAAATGCTCAACAAGCTCGTGGTGAACATCGCTGCCTTCGGCGGGCTGGCGATGGACTCGATGACGCGCGGGCAGGCGTGGCGCTTCCTGGACCTCGGCCATCGCATCGAGCGCGCGACGCTCGTCACGCGGCTGCTGCACACGACGATGACCGACGCGCACGCCGGCAGCGCCTCGCTGCTGGACGCTGTTTTGGAAATCACCGACAGCACGCTCACCTACCGCCGGCGATACCTGACGCAGTTGGAAGTGGCGCCGGTGGTCGACCTGCTGCTGGCCGACGCCGATAACCCCCGGGCCGTGGCGTTCCAGGTGGTGGCCATCCAGGATCACCTGAGCCACCTGCCGCGCGAGTCGACGCATCCGAACCGCGAGCCCGACCGCCAGGCGGCGGTTAAACTGCGCACGACGCTTCAGCTGGCCGACGTGCAGCAGATCTGCCAGCCCGTCGACGGCAACCGGCCGGCGCTGGCCACGCTGCTGAATGAGACGACCGACGCGCTGGCCACCATCTCGCAGCGCGTCGGGCAGATCTACTTCAGTCATGCGCAAGTGCCGCGACACCTCATGGCGCCGGCGCAGAAGGAGGGGCCGTGA
- a CDS encoding transglutaminase family protein, with protein sequence MKYRVSHVTEYGYGEVVPLSHNVLHLKPRDTWLQSTLSNTIEVEPEPAVLRERQDFFGNHVTWLAIQEPHSRLRVASISEVDVVKFGLPAGYDGGGPWDAVPAALTDGRRDAYALDAVQYTYDSPYIPRSAELADYAKASFLNGRPLLECVTELTNRIYKEFTFDSSATCIGTPVVDVLRHRHGVCQDFAHLQIGMLRSLGLAARYVSGYIVTNPSPGRERMVGSDASHAWLSVFFPRFGWIDFDPTNGCLPSDEHVTVAWARDYDDLSPVKGVIIGGQRHSLRVGVDVIPIVEPTPATHADAAATTDAVARGA encoded by the coding sequence GTGAAGTACCGCGTCTCCCACGTCACCGAATATGGCTACGGCGAGGTCGTGCCGCTCAGCCACAACGTGCTTCACCTGAAGCCGCGCGACACGTGGCTGCAATCGACCCTGTCGAACACAATCGAGGTCGAGCCCGAACCGGCGGTGCTGCGGGAACGGCAGGACTTCTTCGGCAACCACGTGACGTGGCTGGCGATCCAGGAACCGCACAGCCGCCTGCGCGTCGCCAGCATTAGCGAGGTGGACGTGGTGAAGTTCGGCCTGCCTGCCGGCTACGACGGTGGCGGTCCATGGGATGCCGTGCCTGCGGCGCTAACGGACGGTCGCCGCGATGCCTACGCGCTGGACGCCGTGCAGTACACCTACGACTCGCCTTACATTCCGCGCAGCGCGGAACTGGCCGATTACGCCAAGGCCAGCTTCCTGAACGGCCGGCCGTTGTTGGAGTGCGTTACGGAGCTGACGAATCGGATCTACAAGGAGTTCACGTTCGACTCGAGCGCGACGTGCATCGGCACGCCGGTCGTCGACGTGCTGCGGCACCGCCATGGCGTGTGCCAGGACTTCGCGCACCTTCAGATCGGCATGCTGCGATCGCTGGGCTTGGCGGCCCGGTACGTCAGCGGCTACATCGTGACGAACCCCTCGCCCGGGCGCGAACGAATGGTGGGATCGGACGCGTCGCACGCATGGCTGAGCGTTTTCTTCCCGCGCTTCGGCTGGATCGACTTCGACCCCACCAACGGCTGCCTGCCCAGCGACGAGCACGTCACCGTCGCCTGGGCGCGCGACTACGACGACCTGAGCCCCGTCAAAGGCGTCATCATCGGCGGCCAGCGCCACTCGTTACGTGTGGGGGTGGATGTGATCCCGATCGTCGAGCCGACGCCGGCGACCCACGCAGACGCCGCGGCCACCACCGATGCCG